In the Corynebacterium anserum genome, TTGATCGCGTCAGTGGCCTTAGCCTTGGCAGCTGCACCGGTGGCAGAAGGTGTGAAATCCTGAACCTTAGGGGCGGATGCAGGGACGTCCTTTTTAGCAATCAGGAACTTATAAGCAGCAGCCGCGCTTGCAGCCAGTGTCAGAAGCAGAGCAAAAATGCCGAACTTGTTGGACTTCTTCTGCTTCTTCAACCCCTTTTGTGCCAAAACCTTATCAGCCTTTTTCGCTGCCTTGGCTTTGCGCTTGTCCAGATCCTTGTTGAACTTCTTCTTATTCTTCAGGAAAGCCTTCTTATTCTTCTTAGCCTCCTTGGCAGCCTGCTTCTGGGCCTGAGCAGAACGCTTTTTGGCCTCTGCTGCACGCTGTTGAAGGTTCTTCTCAGCTTCCGCTGCGCGGTTGCTCACGTCCTTTTCCAATTCGACGCCACGCTGCTTCGCCGCATCTAGAGCCTGAGAAGCTGCGGCGGCAAACGCTGCGCCCTGCTTAGCGGCAGCCTTGCGATTCTTAGCCAATGCCTTGCGCTGAGACTTTGTGTTCTTTAGAGCTTTCTTACGGAGTTTTGCCGTCCGCTTTTTCAGCTCCTTTTTGTCCACGCCAGTTTTTTCAGAGACCAGGCTTGTAGCCTTAGAAGTGAAATCGGCTGCTTGATCTTGAGCTTCAGCAGCGGCAGCGGCTGCACGCTTACGGAAGCCCTTGACAGTGGCGGACAGATTGCGATTCTTGTTCACACGCTTCTCCTTCTTCAGCTGTGCTGCTGCAGTCTTTGCTGCAGCGAGTTTAATTACTGGTCGTGCAGAAGCGCCCCGGGCTGCTTTGTTGTTATCACTCCGGGCGCCTTCGGTTTCGTTCACAGCAGGTTTATCCTGATGAGCTGCAGTTCCATCACCTGCTGATCTATTGCTTCGGGAATTCCCGGCGGTCTCGGAAGAGGCTAGGCCGTTGTCGTGGTTTTGCTCGTAGGCGAGCGCTAGAGTACGTGCCTTATCCAGGGCTTTTGCAGCACCATCCTGTTTGCGCATGTACTCGGCGACAGCACGGATGTGCGCTGGGGAGTTCGCGAGCAGTGCGTCGCGTTCATCCTCAGTCATCATGCCACGGCGCAGGGCATCAACCGCATCAAAATTCTTACGCTCGCGGTTTTGCTTGTACTTGTTAAGCAGACCTTTGGTCTGCCGTGCGCCATTTAGCACGAGCTTTAAGCTGGCGGTGTCCATGAAACACGAACTCCTTCTATTGGTCGCTTCTGAGTTTGTCGTATTTGTCCAGATAATTTCTTATGCAGGCTTGGTGCAAGCTCGAATGTGATGTCCGCATCCGCGTTGGTGACGTTCGTGCCTCCGTGTGTGATGGCCGCACCACCATACGTGAGGTGCGCACCTGTGTTCGCGATGAGTACTCCACCGTATGTGGGGTTCACATCTGTGTACGCGATGTGTGTACCTGCGCTCGCGATGTTCACGATCTTCATTCCTGCATAGGTCGCCTGGATGGCCTTGATAGGTCGCACTCCATCCTATGCAAATGATGAGACGCGCGAGCGTGAATACTGATATCTCCAGTTCAAGTCCAAGATTGCGTTGGAATGAAAAGGCGGGGAGCGTGTGGGAGGGGAGTCTATTGGGAGCGTGTGGGAGGGGAGTCTATTGGGAGCGTGTGGGAGGGAGTCTCTTGAGTGTGTGCCCAAACGAGGCGTTACGGATCCCATCCAAAGGATAGTCAAAGGCCTGGAATAAGGGTCTCCAAAGGCCGGCGGAACAGGGGTCTTAGGCAGATAGTTGACAGTGTCTGGCGAGTCGATCTGTTCGTGCCGCAGTTTTACTCGCGTATGCGATGGCGACTTCTTTAGCGGCGGGAAAAATGCGTCGGGGTATTTCAGAGAAACAGTCGGGACAAGAGACATGTACAAGAGGCATAAAGAGTCCTGCGTGAAGAGTCCTGCCTGCATGAAGGTCAAATGGACGCCTGCCGAGACCTACGTAGAGGTAGATCAGCAAGCATGTACCGGGTTTTGCGAGCATGAGAGTTAACAACCACGTACAATCGTCGGCGTGACTAAAAAGACTGCAACCGCTATTTTCCACACAAACTACGGCGACATTTCCGTAGATCTCTTTGGAAACCACGCTCCTGAGACCGTAGCCAACTTCATCGGCCTAGCTCAGGGCACCAAGGAATACAGCCAGCCAAATGCCTCTGGTTCGAACGAAGGTCCGTTCTATGACGGGGTGATTTTCCACCGAATCATCGACGGATTCATGATTCAGGGCGGAGATCCAACTGGTACAGGCCGTGGAGGCCCGGGTTACCAGTTCGGCGACGAATTCCACCCAGAGCTGCAATTCGACCGTCCGTTTTTGCTCGCCATGGCAAACGCTGGTCCAGGAACTAACGGCTCCCAATTCTTCATTACAGTGACTGCTACGCCGCACCTCAATAATCGCCATACCATTTTTGGTGAGGTCACTGACCCTGAATCGCAGAAGGTTGTTGCCAAGATCTCCCGCGTAGCCACCGATCGCATGGATCGCCCAAACGATGACGTAGTCATCGAATCCATTGAGATCCAGGAGTGATTTTCCCCCGATTTCATCGGGAGCTCCGGTAGTTACAACGTATGTGGCAGCATGTTACGCGGTTTTCGCGCTGACAGTACTGCGCACTGGTCGCTTGACCAACTCCATCCGACAGCCAGGTGATTGGGGTTGGTTTTTGCTTTTGGACCCTGGGCGGGTGACTGCTTATGGCCAATGGTGGCGGGTTTTTACCTCTGCACTAGTGCATCTCAGCCTGACGCACTTGTTATTTAACATGCTCTTGGTTTTCTTGATTGGCCGAGAGCTAGAACGCTTCTATGGATCCTGGGTAATAGCAGGATCGATGGTGGCTGGGGTCAGCGGAGGAGCAATGTTTTGCATGTTCATGGAACCCTACTCAGCGATGGGAGGCGCTTCGACTGTCGGATTTGCATTCTGCGTGATGTTGTTAGGTCTAGCGCACTTGCGACAGCAAGACTTGGTGGCACCGTTCGCACTGATCCTCATCAACTTTGGTTATACGTTCACCACGGAGAACGTATCCGCGTGGGCGCATATTGGAGGAGCCGTCGCAGGGGCTTTTGTCTCCGCTGTACTGAGGATCAGCTATTTGAGGCACAACTCTCGAGATGAGCACGCAATTGCTGAGCGTAGTGATCGCCATATTGGTCGTCGTTTAGCGTCTCAGA is a window encoding:
- a CDS encoding peptidylprolyl isomerase, with translation MTKKTATAIFHTNYGDISVDLFGNHAPETVANFIGLAQGTKEYSQPNASGSNEGPFYDGVIFHRIIDGFMIQGGDPTGTGRGGPGYQFGDEFHPELQFDRPFLLAMANAGPGTNGSQFFITVTATPHLNNRHTIFGEVTDPESQKVVAKISRVATDRMDRPNDDVVIESIEIQE
- a CDS encoding rhomboid family intramembrane serine protease, whose amino-acid sequence is MAACYAVFALTVLRTGRLTNSIRQPGDWGWFLLLDPGRVTAYGQWWRVFTSALVHLSLTHLLFNMLLVFLIGRELERFYGSWVIAGSMVAGVSGGAMFCMFMEPYSAMGGASTVGFAFCVMLLGLAHLRQQDLVAPFALILINFGYTFTTENVSAWAHIGGAVAGAFVSAVLRISYLRHNSRDEHAIAERSDRHIGRRLASQTGVLPGAGGAAGGQPGAGLTPGVLPVWIVALTLTALALWVGFNGVTTISFI